A genome region from Euphorbia lathyris chromosome 4, ddEupLath1.1, whole genome shotgun sequence includes the following:
- the LOC136227205 gene encoding uncharacterized protein, whose translation MEGIVKLNTNGSCLVDGRIAAGGVLRDAGVNWVSGFTQNLGMGSSFTAELWDIFSGLRLAIDLRLKKLLVDSDNLKAVNMISNVKAMEQNRVADHLAAEGHARMLGISTFSSPPDFLYSILTDDRVGYSEEKKVKLVVSELTEYAAVWWDQLKRTRKRDGDEPIRTWGELKKVMKKRFVPAHYYKELLKELQSMSQGNQSVEDYHKQLEMALIRADIQEDEEATMVRFLMGMKREIRNPLELQTYFHMDEMLHKAIKIERQLQEVEKGRSKFKGTTSTPWKSDPRGNFKTKSEFSSKSDQTPQVDSKAFGKLQIGGTTPKYKTTEKPTRTREIVCFKCQGRGHYARECSNQKAMVMKHGELISESESEHESDDMPTLEDCSDIEEVDSKGGHGVNLVTRRTLKMGVSGDIEQREHIFHAHCNILGKTCLLIIDGGSCCNVVSNVLASRLGISTIPHPNPYRLQWLNDSNELKVTKQVLLNFSIGSFSDEVLCDVVPMQACHVLLGRPWQFDRSEFKDLFPEEMPNKLPPIRGIEHQIDFVPGAQIPNRPAYRSNPEETKELQRQVEELMAKGLIRESMSPCAVPVILVPKKDGTWRMCIDSQGVSVDIEKVKAIQEWPTPNSVTEVRSFHGLASFYRRFVKNFSTIAAPLTEVIKKNVGFKWGKAQEDAFEMLKARLTSAPVLALPNFDKSFEIECDASGVGIGAVLMQEGRPIAFFSEKLSGATLNYPTYDKELYALVRALQMWQHYLWPKEFVIHTDHESLKHLKGQQKLNRRHAKWVEFIETFPYVIKYKQGKENVVADALSRRHEGYLFRDNRLCMPKCSHREFLVREAHGGGLMGHFGVAKTLDMISEHFFWPHMKRDVERICASCINCKKAKSRVMPHGLYTPLPVPNEPWTAISMDFVMALPRSKRGNDSIFVVVDRFSKMAHFIPCHKTDDAINIANLFFREVVRLHGMPKSIVSDRDPKFLSYFWKTLWNKLGTKLLFSTSCHPQTDGQTEVVNRTLGQLLRAVIQKNLKSWEECLPFIEFAYNRAIHSSTNFSPFEIVYGFNPLTPLDLIPLPVVWLHMRKERFPAQRKSKLHPRGDGPFQVVARIGDNAYKLDLPGDEDLRTNPFQERGNDVISKAQEHGTKELGVKEPKTMSEPSSKVKVKLLINKKNKKVVFAEASKDFVDFLFSLMSLPLGQVVKLLTKSKMAGCIGNLYNSIESLSETYIQSSQNVEFVLNPKSHMVSFQNPLLLSNKEFVGRNELYMCLNQQQYNCAAVDLIQELLIINMWLITLTLLVPVAIL comes from the exons ATGGAagggattgtgaaattaaatacaaatggCTCATGTCTTGTGGACGGCAGAATTGCAGCTGGTGGGGTTCTGAGAGATGCTGGTGTTAATTGGGTGTCTGGCTTTACTCAGAATCTGGGAATGGGCTCTTCCTTTACTGCTGAGCTCTGGGATATCTTCTCTGGGCTCAGACTGGCCATTGATCTGAGGCTGAAAAAGCTGCTTGTGGATTCTGATAACCTTAAAGCGGTCAACATGATTTCTAATGTCAAAGCTAT GGAGCAGAATAGGGTGGCTGACCACCTTGCTGCCGAGGGCCATGCAAGGATGCTGGGAATCTCAACCTTCTCTTCCCCTCCGGACTTCCTTTATTCGATTCTGACTGATGATCGGGTGGGG tattccgaggagaagaaggtgaaacttgtagtatccgaactaactgaatatgcggctgtttggtgggaccaattaaagcgcacaagaaaaagagatggtgatgaacccataagaacatggggtgaattgaagaaggtcatgaaaaagagatttgtgccggctcactattataaggagttgttgaaagaactccaatccatgtctcaaggtaaccaatctgttgaagattatcacaaacaattggagatggcactaatccgagctgatatacaagaagatgaggaagctaccatggttagatttctcatgggaatgaagagggagattcgcaaccctcttgagctacaaacttatttccacatggacgagatgctccataaagcgataaaaattgagagacaacttcaagaggttgagaaagggagatcaaagttcaaaggcactacttccactccatggaagtcagatccaagaggtaatttcaaaactaaatctGAATTTAGCTCTAAAAGTGACCAAACGCCTCAGGTTGATTCAAAAGCATTTGGGAAGTTGCAAATTGGTGGAACTACTCCAAAATACAAAACTACTGAAAAACCCACAAGAACTCGTGAAATTGTGTGTTTTAAGTGCCAAGGGAGAGGGCACTATGCAAGAGAGTGTTCGAATCAAAAGGCGATGGTTATGAAGCATGGTGAGTTAATATCCGAAAGTGAGTCCGAACATGAATCAGATGATATGCCCACCTTAGAAGATTGTAGTGATATAGAAGAGGTGGATAGTAAAGGAGGACATGGAGTTAACTTAGTCACTCGTAGAACATTGAAGATGGGAGTGAGTGGTGACATTGAGCAACGAGAGCACATCTTTCATGCTCATTGCAACATACTTGGAAAAACATGCTTACTAATTATTGATGGAGGAAGTTGTTGCAACGTGGTAAGCAATGTGTTAGCAAGCCGATTAGGGATATCAACAATTCCACATCCCAATCCTTATCGGTTACAATGGTTGAATGATAGTAACGAACTCAAAGTTACTAAACAGgtgcttctgaacttttctattggttctttttctgatgaggtattatgtgatgtagtacctatgcaagcatgtcatgtgttattggggaggccttggcaattcgatcgatca GAATTCAAGGATTTATTCCCCGAAGAGATGCCTAATAAGTTACCCCCGATTCGAGGAATTGAGCATCAAATTGACTTTGTTCCCGGAGCACAAATTCCAAATCGACCAGCCTATAGAAGTAACCCTGAGGAGACAAAAGAACTACAAAGGCAAGTCGAGGAACTAATGGCAAAAGGGTTGATTCGTGAATCTATGAGTCCGTGTGCTGTACCAGTCATCCTAGTACCAAAGAAAGATGGAACTTGGCGAATGTGCATCGATT CACAAGGAGTTTCTGTTGATATTGAAAAGGTGAAAGCCATTCAAGAGTGGCCAACGCCAAATTCAGTTACCGAGGTGAGGAGCTTTCATGGCTTGGCGAGTTTCTATAGGAGGTTTGTGAAGAACTTCAGTACCATTGCCGCACCACTAACCGaggtaataaaaaagaatgttgGCTTTAAGTGGGGCAAAGCACAAGAGGATGCTTTTGAGATGCTTAAGGCAAGACTAACTTCTGCCCCCGTTTTAGCACTTCCAAACTTTGATAAATCGTTTGAAATTGAGTGTGATGCGTCGGGAGTAGGGATTGGTGCTGTTTTAATGCAAGAGGGTCGACCTATAGCCTTCTTTAGTGAAAAACTTAGTGGTGCAACCTTAAACTATCCCACTTATGATAAAGAACTCTATGCATTAGTTAGGGCTTTGCAAATGTGGCAACATTATTTATGGCCTAAAGAGTTTGTGATCCACACCGATCATGAATCCTTGAAACATCTTAAGGGTCAACAAAAATTGAACCGAAGACATGCCAAGTGGGTGgaatttatagagacgtttccttatgtgattaagtataagcaagggaaggaaaacgtagttgctgatgcattaagtagg agACATGAGGGCTACTTATTTAGAGATAATCGATTATGCATGCCTAAATGTTCACATAGAGAATTTCTTGTGAGGGAAGCCCACGGTGGAGGCTTGATGGGGCATTTTGGGGTTGCTAAGACTTTGGACATGATTTCTGAACATTTCTTTTGGCCTCATATGAAACGTGATGTGGAAAGAATATGTGCTAGTTGTATTAATTGTAAGAAAGCTAAGTCTAGAGTTATGCCTCATGGTTTATACACTCCATTACCTGTGCCGAATGAACCTTGGACTGCTATAtctatggattttgtgatggctTTACCTAGGTCTAAGAGAGGTAATGATTCCATATTTGTGGTTGTAGATCGCTTTTCTAAGATGGCACATTTCATACCATGCCATAAAACTGATGATGCTATTAATATTGCTAACTTGTTCTTTAGAGAGGTTGTTCGTCTGCATGGGATGCCAAAGAGTATAGTTAGTGATAGAGATCCTAAGTTTTTAAGCTATTTTTGGAAGACTTTGTGGAATAAATTGGGGACTAAACTGTTGTTTTCTACTTCTTGTCACCCTCAAACTGATGGTCAAACCGAAGTAGTAAATAGAACTTTAGGACAACTTCTTAGGGCAGTTATTCAAAAGAATCTTAAGTCATGGGAAGAATGCCTACCATTTATTGAGTTCGCTTATAATAGGGCTATACATTCATCTACTAACTTCTCaccatttgaaattgtttatggttttaatcctttgacaccattagacttgatccctttgcctgt GGTGTGGTTGCATATGCGCAAGGAAAGGTTCCCCGCTCAGAGAAAATCAAAGCTACATCCTAGAGGCGATGGTCCATTTCAAGTAGTCGCACGAATTGGGGATAATGCCTACAAGCTCGACTTGCCAG GAGATGAAGATTTGAGGACAAATCCTTTTCAAGAGAGAGGgaatgatgtgatatcaaaagcacaagagcatggaacaaaggagcttggagttaaggagccta AAACAATGTCAGAGCCGAGTTCTAAGGTGAAAGTGAAGCTTCTGATAaacaaaaagaataagaaagtcGTTTTTGCAGAGGCAAGTAAGGATTTTGTTGATTTCCTCTTCAGCCTCAtgtctttgccattgggacAAGTTGTCAAGCTCTTAACAAAGAGTAAAATGGCGGGCTGCATTGGGAATCTATACAATAGTATTGAATCACTTAGTGAAACTTACATTCAATCATCCCAAAATGTTGAATTCGTTTTGAACCCAAAATCACATATGGTCTCGTTTCAAAACCCTCTTCTATTGTCTAACAAAGAGTTTGTAGGGAGAAATGAGCTATATATGTGCCTAAATCAGCAACAGTACAATTGTGCTGCTGTGGATTTAATCCAAGAGTTACTTATCATCAATATGTGGCTGATAACCCTAACACTGCTTGTCCCAGTTGCAATACTATAA